The Anas platyrhynchos isolate ZD024472 breed Pekin duck chromosome 3, IASCAAS_PekinDuck_T2T, whole genome shotgun sequence genome includes a window with the following:
- the LOC140002058 gene encoding ubiquitin carboxyl-terminal hydrolase 42-like isoform X2, with protein sequence MCFQCVAETFSLSIRKKELSLVKIGAYLKIPEPRSCHLSLPIGQGRLHFSCKCIFQMSTMTVVKKPKSSKSKKPSSRRSGKSKKPSTKILMSRTANWGQIPPAEDSSQVSVAQGRGGAFYCRSSEKSKAFAPRDLIVNDGIAPPQSILFPPEKICMDWRETQSVGVGLYNLGNTCFLNATLQCLTYTPPLANYMLSLEHGQSCREQDFCMMCTMETQINQALRCTVDAIEPTHVISNLSRIGQHFRFGSQEDAHEFLRYTVDAMQEACLNGSTELDRSSQATTIIHQIFGGFLRSRVKCLNCKAVSDTYEAFLDIALDIKAVSSVTRALELFVKPEELGGENCYKCSECKKMVPASKRLTIHRSSKVLTISLKRFADFTGGKINKEVKYPEYLDLRAYMLQSMGEPVLYALYAVLVHHGVSCHSGHYICYVKAGNGLWYQMNDAKVVRTDIKRVLGQQAYILFYIRRYDLTLGERAFYLPAPSYPCSFPPGQQGANSKQAGFMGPRLLSHMIKNSSRLNGNGSIKEDAKTTGVTLKRPSSAPPMACVQNQTITRPSITDPSRKQKITTSIHNKLPARRTVSQPDCLSSAAEDEDLYQAVPSSTITNSMPGAMPSVNREVITESLTASQLNSLSEETSVADPPKSTGNDEYLAEYRFDDGGDKEKPRRSKESDLISKENVLYAKERGEKLRQTSSLKCDTECSSKKLSSSSIAERCQGRKDKTKNTEKEHYQSKREHAPSEEKESQKAGPSSKRRCSQSVEVVEQKRHKQEHWEGSRCRSFPGERNSPENGRRAVKYSKSRSGSGGRSEQGSNRYYRSKGERSWSRERYYRDEARRWERCSYSNDYYSPHATGDSRERKFSHGDAAFDKWTATYYGRSHKHYHYKSGWPHGSLLRDEDVRRFSTPRADLHRCSVSQQHSGRHSRERHALPPVSAHLENCRQKNETEGNRKRKCTRAEGSESEIERKDRKIEKELLGGEKNAKISQVLEEKEV encoded by the exons atgtgttttcagtgtgttgctgaaacattttctctttcaatccgaaaaaaggagctgtcactggtgaagatcggagcttatctgaaaatccctgagcccaggagctgtcacctTAGTCTTCCAATCGGACAAGGACGACTTCATTTCtcgtgtaaatgcatttttcag ATGTCAACAATGACCGTAGTTAAGAAGCCCAAATCTTCAAAGTCTAAAAAGCCCTCTTCAAGGCGGTCTGGCAAATCCAAGAAACCAAGTACTAAAATACTGATGTCACGCACCGCAAACTGGGGCCAGATACCGCCTGCAGAAGATTCAAGCCAAGTCTCTGTGGCCCAAGGACGTGGAGGTGCTTTTTACTGtagatcatctgaaaaatctaaggCTTTTGCCCCAAGAGATCTAA tcgttaatgatggaattgctccaccacagagcattctttttccacctgagaagatttgtatggattggcgagaaacacaaagtgttggAGTTGGCCTGTACAATCTTGGCAacacatgttttcttaatgctactCTACAGTGTTTGACCTACACACCCCCACTTGCCAATTACATGCTTTCTCTCGAGCACGGCCAGTCAT gtCGTGAACAAGATTTTTGCATGATGTGCACAATGGAGACTCAGATTAACCAGGCCCTGCGTTGCACTGTTGATGCCATCGAGCCTACGCATGTTATCAGTAATCTCAGTC gaaTAGGACAACATTTCCGTTTTGGCAGTCAAGAAGACGCACACGAGTTCTTGCGCTATACTGTTGATGCTATGCAGGAAGCGTGCTTGAATGGAAGCACCGA attggacagatcttctcaagctaccaccatcattcatcaaatatttggaggatttctaagatcgagag tgaagtgcttgaattgcaaagcagtttcgGATACGTATGAGGCATTTCTTGATATCGCTTTGGATATAAAg GCGGTTTCATCTGTTACCAGAGCTCTGGAACTCTTTGTGAAACCTGAAGAGCTGGGTGGAGAGAATTGCTATAAATGTAGCGA gtgtAAAAAGATGGTTCCTGCATCCAAGAGATTGACCATACACCGTTCTTCCAAGGTTCTcacaatatcactgaaaagatttgcagatttcacaGGTGGAAAGATCAACAAG GAGGTGAAATACCCGGAGTATTTGGACCTGAGAGCCTACATGTTACAGTCAATGGGAGAACCAGTGCTCTATGCCTTATACGCGGTGCTGGTACATCACGGTGTCAGCTGTCACTCAGGACACTATATATGCTATGTAAAG GCTGGTAATGGACTTTGGTATCAGATGAATGATGCTAAAGTAGTCCGTACTGACATTAAGAGAGTTCTTGGTCAGCAAgcttacatacttttttatatcag gcGCTATGATTTGACACTTGGAGAACGTGCGTTTTACTTGCCAGCACCATCTTATCCCTGTTCATTCCCTCCTGGTCAGCAGGGGGCTAATAGTAAGCAGGCTGGATTTATGGGACCACGACTTCTTTCTCATATGATTAAG aattcaagccgtttaaatggaaatggatccATAAAAGAGGACGCAAAGACCACTGGTGTCACCCTAAAAAGGCCATCTTCAGCACCACCAATGGcctgtgttcaaaaccagacaattaccaggccttcaattactgatccgtcaagaaaacagaagatcaccACCAGTATTCACAATAAATTGCCTGCTCGTCGGACTGTGTCACAGCCTGACTGTCTTAGCAGTGCTGCGGAGGACGAAGATCTCTACCAGGCTGTTCCTTCATCCACAATTACAAATTCg ATGCCTGGAGCTATGCCTTCAGTCAATCGAGAAGTCATCACGGAGTccctcacagccagccagctgaacagcttGTCAGAGGAAACGAG tgtcgcggaccctccgaaatctactgggaatgATGAATACCTCGCAGAGTACCGAtttgatgacggtggagacaaggagaaaccaagaagatcaaaagaaagtgacctcatttcaaaagaaaacgttttgtacgcCAAAGAGcgtggtgagaaattgcggcaaacttcctctctcaagtgtgacactgaatgtagctctaaaaagctttcctcctcatctattgcagagagatgccaaggtagaaaggacaagactaaaaacactgagaaagagcattaccaaagcaagagggaacatgctcctagtgaagagaaggagagtcaaaaagcaggtccttccagcaagaggaggtgttCTCAGAGCGTGGAAGTTGTTGAGCAAAAGcgtcacaagcaggagcactgggagggaagcaggtgcagatctttccctggtgaaagaaacagccctgagaatggcagaagagcagtcaaatattcaaagtccagatctggcagcggaggaagatcagaacaaggtagcaatagatattaccgatccaaaggggaaagaagttggagcagagaaagatactatcGAGATGAAGCACGGAGATGGGAAAGATGTAGCTATTCCAATGATTACTATTCACCTCATGCGACAggagacagtagagagagaaagttctctcacggcgatgcagcctttgacaaatggactgcaacttactacggcaggtcacataagcattatcattacaaaagtggatggcctcacggttccctcttgagagatgaagatgtacgtcgctttagcacaccccgagcagacttgcatcgttgctcggtatctcagcaacattctggaagacattctcgtgaaagacatgcgcttccacctgtgtcagctcatttggagaactgtcgccagaaaaatgaaacagaaggaaacagaaaaagaaaatgtacccgtgcagaaggtagtgaaagtgaaatagaaaggaaagacagaaagatagaaaaggagcttttaggtggtgaaaaaaatgcaaaaatatcacaggttctagaagaaaaagaagtctaa
- the LOC140002058 gene encoding ubiquitin carboxyl-terminal hydrolase 42-like isoform X4 — translation MCFQCVAETFSLSIRKKELSLVKIGAYLKIPEPRSCHLSLPIGQGRLHFSCKCIFQMSTMTVVKKPKSSKSKKPSSRRSGKSKKPSTKILMSRTANWGQIPPAEDSSQVSVAQGRGGAFYCRSSEKSKAFAPRDLIVNDGIAPPQSILFPPEKICMDWRETQSVGVGLYNLGNTCFLNATLQCLTYTPPLANYMLSLEHGQSCREQDFCMMCTMETQINQALRCTVDAIEPTHVISNLSRIGQHFRFGSQEDAHEFLRYTVDAMQEACLNGSTELDRSSQATTIIHQIFGGFLRSRVKCLNCKAVSDTYEAFLDIALDIKAVSSVTRALELFVKPEELGGENCYKCSECKKMVPASKRLTIHRSSKVLTISLKRFADFTGGKINKEVKYPEYLDLRAYMLQSMGEPVLYALYAVLVHHGVSCHSGHYICYVKAGNGLWYQMNDAKVVRTDIKRVLGQQAYILFYIRRYDLTLGERAFYLPAPSYPCSFPPGQQGANSKQAGFMGPRLLSHMIKNSSRLNGNGSIKEDAKTTGVTLKRPSSAPPMACVQNQTITRPSITDPSRKQKITTSIHNKLPARRTVSQPDCLSSAAEDEDLYQAVPSSTITNSMPGAMPSVNREVITESLTASQLNSLSEETSVADPPKSTGNDEYLAEYRFDDGGDKEKPRRSKESDLISKENVLYAKERERCQGRKDKTKNTEKEHYQSKREHAPSEEKESQKAGPSSKRRCSQSVEVVEQKRHKQEHWEGSRCRSFPGERNSPENGRRAVKYSKSRSGSGGRSEQGSNRYYRSKGERSWSRERYYRDEARRWERCSYSNDYYSPHATGDSRERKFSHGDAAFDKWTATYYGRSHKHYHYKSGWPHGSLLRDEDVRRFSTPRADLHRCSVSQQHSGRHSRERHALPPVSAHLENCRQKNETEGNRKRKCTRAEDFTICVSVRSTLTVPNASVKKEEKGEEKEEKRETPGK, via the exons atgtgttttcagtgtgttgctgaaacattttctctttcaatccgaaaaaaggagctgtcactggtgaagatcggagcttatctgaaaatccctgagcccaggagctgtcacctTAGTCTTCCAATCGGACAAGGACGACTTCATTTCtcgtgtaaatgcatttttcag ATGTCAACAATGACCGTAGTTAAGAAGCCCAAATCTTCAAAGTCTAAAAAGCCCTCTTCAAGGCGGTCTGGCAAATCCAAGAAACCAAGTACTAAAATACTGATGTCACGCACCGCAAACTGGGGCCAGATACCGCCTGCAGAAGATTCAAGCCAAGTCTCTGTGGCCCAAGGACGTGGAGGTGCTTTTTACTGtagatcatctgaaaaatctaaggCTTTTGCCCCAAGAGATCTAA tcgttaatgatggaattgctccaccacagagcattctttttccacctgagaagatttgtatggattggcgagaaacacaaagtgttggAGTTGGCCTGTACAATCTTGGCAacacatgttttcttaatgctactCTACAGTGTTTGACCTACACACCCCCACTTGCCAATTACATGCTTTCTCTCGAGCACGGCCAGTCAT gtCGTGAACAAGATTTTTGCATGATGTGCACAATGGAGACTCAGATTAACCAGGCCCTGCGTTGCACTGTTGATGCCATCGAGCCTACGCATGTTATCAGTAATCTCAGTC gaaTAGGACAACATTTCCGTTTTGGCAGTCAAGAAGACGCACACGAGTTCTTGCGCTATACTGTTGATGCTATGCAGGAAGCGTGCTTGAATGGAAGCACCGA attggacagatcttctcaagctaccaccatcattcatcaaatatttggaggatttctaagatcgagag tgaagtgcttgaattgcaaagcagtttcgGATACGTATGAGGCATTTCTTGATATCGCTTTGGATATAAAg GCGGTTTCATCTGTTACCAGAGCTCTGGAACTCTTTGTGAAACCTGAAGAGCTGGGTGGAGAGAATTGCTATAAATGTAGCGA gtgtAAAAAGATGGTTCCTGCATCCAAGAGATTGACCATACACCGTTCTTCCAAGGTTCTcacaatatcactgaaaagatttgcagatttcacaGGTGGAAAGATCAACAAG GAGGTGAAATACCCGGAGTATTTGGACCTGAGAGCCTACATGTTACAGTCAATGGGAGAACCAGTGCTCTATGCCTTATACGCGGTGCTGGTACATCACGGTGTCAGCTGTCACTCAGGACACTATATATGCTATGTAAAG GCTGGTAATGGACTTTGGTATCAGATGAATGATGCTAAAGTAGTCCGTACTGACATTAAGAGAGTTCTTGGTCAGCAAgcttacatacttttttatatcag gcGCTATGATTTGACACTTGGAGAACGTGCGTTTTACTTGCCAGCACCATCTTATCCCTGTTCATTCCCTCCTGGTCAGCAGGGGGCTAATAGTAAGCAGGCTGGATTTATGGGACCACGACTTCTTTCTCATATGATTAAG aattcaagccgtttaaatggaaatggatccATAAAAGAGGACGCAAAGACCACTGGTGTCACCCTAAAAAGGCCATCTTCAGCACCACCAATGGcctgtgttcaaaaccagacaattaccaggccttcaattactgatccgtcaagaaaacagaagatcaccACCAGTATTCACAATAAATTGCCTGCTCGTCGGACTGTGTCACAGCCTGACTGTCTTAGCAGTGCTGCGGAGGACGAAGATCTCTACCAGGCTGTTCCTTCATCCACAATTACAAATTCg ATGCCTGGAGCTATGCCTTCAGTCAATCGAGAAGTCATCACGGAGTccctcacagccagccagctgaacagcttGTCAGAGGAAACGAG tgtcgcggaccctccgaaatctactgggaatgATGAATACCTCGCAGAGTACCGAtttgatgacggtggagacaaggagaaaccaagaagatcaaaagaaagtgacctcatttcaaaagaaaacgttttgtacgcCAAAGAGcgtg agagatgccaaggtagaaaggacaagactaaaaacactgagaaagagcattaccaaagcaagagggaacatgctcctagtgaagagaaggagagtcaaaaagcaggtccttccagcaagaggaggtgttCTCAGAGCGTGGAAGTTGTTGAGCAAAAGcgtcacaagcaggagcactgggagggaagcaggtgcagatctttccctggtgaaagaaacagccctgagaatggcagaagagcagtcaaatattcaaagtccagatctggcagcggaggaagatcagaacaaggtagcaatagatattaccgatccaaaggggaaagaagttggagcagagaaagatactatcGAGATGAAGCACGGAGATGGGAAAGATGTAGCTATTCCAATGATTACTATTCACCTCATGCGACAggagacagtagagagagaaagttctctcacggcgatgcagcctttgacaaatggactgcaacttactacggcaggtcacataagcattatcattacaaaagtggatggcctcacggttccctcttgagagatgaagatgtacgtcgctttagcacaccccgagcagacttgcatcgttgctcggtatctcagcaacattctggaagacattctcgtgaaagacatgcgcttccacctgtgtcagctcatttggagaactgtcgccagaaaaatgaaacagaaggaaacagaaaaagaaaatgtacccgtgcagaag acttcacgatttgtgtttctgtgcgcTCCACTTTGACAGTGCCAAACGCAAGcgtaaaaaaagaagaaaaaggagaagaaaaagaagaaaaaagagaaacaccagGAAAGTGA